Genomic window (Bacillus sp. BGMRC 2118):
TCGATTTGTGATTGAATTTTTTCAGTAAGGTCAGAATGGAAGGCAAGTGACCTCTCTTCTTTTTCTTTTTCCGTTTTTTGTTTCGCAAATAAAACACCAACCTTAAAATCCGGTTGTTCTGCTTCTAAGAAGCTTTTAGCTAATTCACGTGTTTGAAATGGCATGATATAAGCATTATCGAGAATTTTATTCAACTCATCTTGAAACCATTGCAAAGCATTCTCTGGAAGTTGAGTAGCTTTTAACTTTTCTTTATCCATTTGCTCTATTTTGTTCAGTAAATTTTCTCTATCTTTATGTTCTATACTGGATAATTCGTTCTCCCACTTCTCATATTCATCCTGATTTTTATTCTTCAGAAACTCCATATGATCATCAATCACATTTTTAGCTGCATTTGCAATGCTATCTAAGAGTGCTTCCTCTTTCTTATCCAGAACAAATGAAAGAAACGATTTCATATCATATAGTTGGTTGTTGTCTAAATTTTTATCTCTTATACTAGTGTAAAAAATATCATTTGGTTCTACACCCCAATCAAGGAATGCCTGCTGAACCCCTAATTTAAACTGTTCAAACGGAAGCTCAGACTCTTGATGCTTATCAATTTGATTAATAATTAAATAAAGTGGCTTATCCATTTCTTGAAGTTTCTTTGTGAAATGGAAACTAACTTCTGATTGGACATGATTATAGTCCATCATATAAAAGATCATGTCTGCTAAATGAAGCGCAGATTCAGTTGCTACTCGGTGGGCATCATCAACTGAATCAATTCCTGGTGTATCAAGGATTGTCACTCCATGAGGAATGAATGAAGAGTTTGTTCCAATCTCAATCCATTCAACCTCACCACCGTCCATACAGAACTTCTTTATTTCATTTATGTCATATGGTGCTGGAAATTCCACTACCTCACCATTGAACATATACACTCTTGCTAATTCTTCACCTGAACGTACTTTTACTAAATTTGCACTTGTAGGAATAGGGCTCGATGGCAATATATCGCTTCCTGCCAGCTCATTAATCATACTCGACTTCCCAGCAGAAAAATGCCCGCAAAACCCGATACTATATTCTCGATCATACAACTTATGAATCAACTGTTTTATTTTTTTTGATTGCTCACTATCACCAGACTGCTCCATAACTGAATAAACACCAGTTAAATTTGTGAGTAAATCCTCTTCTGTAAGTCTCTGTTCTCCCGCTGCTAGCTTTTGACTCATGTCGTGCATATCTCCTTTTTCTATCCATTAAACGTTTTCTATCCTTTATTCTACTGTATTCCTACATATTTTCCTATCATAAATAGGTAGTACAACAAGAAAAAGGCTAGTTTATCACTAGCCTATTTTATGTTTTTTTTATCGGAGTAGGAAATCTCGATATTTCTTTAAACTTTTCCATGTAGTCGGTTTCATTCATTAATGCCTTTTCTTCAAGAGGAATGCGTACAGAAAGTATCAAAATATTTAATAGTGTGAAGGTCACAGCAGTCAAATAGGCTCCAAATAGCATTGGAATGAGTACGATCTCAAGAGCAACAATTGTGTAATTAGGGTGTCGTAAGTATTTGTATGGACCTTTTTTGACAATTGATGTATTTGGCAAAACAATAATCTTTGTGTTCCAATACTTCCCTAAAGAAGATAATGCCCATATACGAACAGCCTGTGTAAGTAAGAATAAGGAAAGTAACATTGGCCACCAAGCTGAAAGTTGATGATTAAAAGCAAACACCTCTACTAGTAATGCAACAAAGAACAGGCTGTGCATTGCGACCATGTATGGATAATGGTTTTGACCGTATTCTACTCCGCCCTGCTGTTTCATCCATTTTTCATTTTTTCTAGCTATGATAAGTTCCATGATTCTTTGTATGATAATGACTGATATAAACAAAAGGAACATCATTTACTCATCCCACCTTACAAGCAACAACTCTGAACTGAAACCAGGACCTAGTGCAGCGATTAATCCAAGCTCATTCTTTGGAATCTCACACTTCATGAATTCTTCTAAAACGTAATATACGGTAGCCGAGGACATGTTTCCATGCTCCCTTAATACATGTTGTGAAATCCTTGTTTTCTCTTTACTAAAACCTAATGACTTTTCGTATGCTTCAATTACTTTTTTTCCACCTGGATGGGCTATAAAGTGTTGGATATCATGTAATTTTAACTGATTTTTTTCAAGGAACTTTTCTACATTCGGTTTGAGCCAAGAAGTAATGATTGAAGGAATATCTTTTGAAAAAATAACATAGAGACCTTCATTTTTTATATCCCACCCCATCACATCCTCAGAATCAGGCATTAAGGTAGATTGGGTATCAAGCACTCTTGGTATCGTTAAAATTTTCTCATTTCGTTGCACTACTGCTTTGTCACCAGCTAGTAACACGGCTGCGACACCATCAGAAAATAACGATGTACCGACTAAGTTACTTTTAGAACGGTCGTTTCGTTGAAATGTTAGACTACATAGTTCAACTGAAACTACAAGTACCTTTGCATTTGGATATGCTAAACAATACTCGTACGCACGAGATAAACCAGCTGCACCTCCTGCGCACCCTAAACCCCAAATCGGAATTCGCTTTGTATGAGGAGAAAATGATAGCTTGTTCATGATTTTTGCTTCGATACTAGGAGTCGAGATACCGGTGGTAGAAATAAAAAATATTGCATCAATTTCGTTATACGGAATGGTGGATTGCAAAAATGTTTGATTATCCAAACAATTAGTAATTGCTTTCGCTCCTAATTCAACAGCATGCTTAATGTATGTATTGTTTTTTTCTTCAAATGTATGATCCTGTTTAAACCAAGTAATATCTTCAGCAAGGTTTCTACTACGGATTTCGGCATTTTCAAACACCTTAAGCAAACGAGGCAGGTCTTTAAATGACTGTTGAAAAAGCTCCGCAGCAAATTCCATCGTCGTATCTTGTGTTAAATGGTTCGGTGGAATACACACACCGACTGAAGCTATTTTAGGCATAAACCATCCACCCTTTATCATTTCGCTACCTTTACTTTTTTCCAAATACATTTATGTTATTCATTTATTACCAAAAAATCGGGTGGTGCCAGGCACCACTCGAATTTTGTCGAATTATCACTAGATCTAAAAAGATCCAAAAAAAAAAGCTTCCCTAATGCGGGAAGCCAACGTTTTTGGAGAATTTATAACTTGTTGTTGTGCACTTTCATTATAACGCAATAAAACGTTTACAACACTACTTAAAATTTGGAAATTTAAAAGAAATAGGCCATGAATATTTCGTCGTCTAGCTTTTGATTGATCTTCACTTGTTTCTTTTGAATGCCTTCTTCGACAAATCCATATTTTTTGTATAAATAATAGGCACCTTCATTTGAACCAAATACCGTCAGCCAAATTTTATGTATCCCCGCCTGCTTTCCCCACTGTAGTGTTGTTTGCATAATTGCATTTCCCATTCCTAATCCTTGTGCTTCATCGATAATCCATGTTCGAAACACTCCAGTATGCTCTTTCATGGCTAATTCTCCTTTTATTACTCGGGCAATTCCAACAATTTTTCCATTCCATACTACTACGTTGTACATGTTGTTTTTGCTCCGCATGTCTTCTATGAAGGCTTCTTCTTCCACTATTGAACGGACACTTTCCTTTTGAATATACCTTCCTGCATCAATGATAGATTGAACTGCTTGTACGATTTCACTTGCATCTCTCTTATGAACAGGTCTAATGATGTAGGGTGAGCCATCTTTGCCTACAAATTGATTGATTGTCATTAACTAATTCTCCTTTACTGATATATAGAGTAGAATTCCAATTTTGGTAAAAATAAAAAACGGCAATTTCTGCCGTTTTATATCTACTTACTTTGATTATTTTTTACAGTTGCAATATATAGGATATCTTCAAGCACTTCTTCTCGTTTTATATCGACTTTTTCGAAATCCATGGCTTGCATATAAAAATCTTCTAATCGGTCGTGTAGTCTTTTTGCTTCACTTAGGAAATTGGTCGCTAATGTCATTTTGTTTTTGTAAGCTGTATTGAGTTCCGTAATTTCCTCACTATGAACTTCTTCAACACTGGTGTCCATACATAATGTAAACATATCTACCACTACATCATTTAGACGATAAGGGTCTACTACATGTGGTGCTGTACCATCCATTATTGCAACACTTAACGAAGGAATAATGACCATATCTATACTTTTTGGATCAAATGCACACGGATAGTATTCAACAGATAAACTATTATCTTCTGCATAGGCACCGATTTTCTTCATAAGCGTTGATTTTCCACTACCTGGTCTTCCTTTGATAATATATCTCCGTGTTACATCCTCTGTAATGTTATCGATAAAATTTACTGCACCTTTAGGAGTTGCTGCACCGAAAAATCTTTTAGTAATAGAAGGATTTTCTTCTTTTGTAAAGGGTGTATGAAAAATAGAACGAATTAAATCTTGTGTTACATGATCTGCTTTTTCAAAGCTCATTGATCTCAAATATATTTCTTCCCGTTTTAGATGAACTTTTTTAGCTTCTTGCATCGTGCTGTATGCTGCATTAAAATTCGTTTCTATGTCTTTTGTAAGGCTAATAATAATATTTTTATATTGAGCTAGAAATGCATCGTTACGATACGCGCCTAAATCCACTACCTTTTCCACCACTCCCGGGTATTTCGGTTCAATTACATGTGGTGCTGTACCATCAACAATACCTACCTTAAACTCAGGAATAATAATTCCATCTAATGATTTATTATCACTAGAGCAGTGTAAGTACTCCAGGTCGTACCCCTTCTCCATCATGACTAAGCCAATCTTTCTCATAAACGTTGATTTACCAGTACCTGGCCCACCTTTCAAAATATACAATCGTTCAAGATCTTTTATTGCATGGTCATAGAGAGAATAAAACCCTTGACTGGAATTAGAGCCAGCATAAAAGTTTTTAATTTTTGCCACCTTTAATCATCTCCTCATCATAGATACTGGATTTTTGCCTAATGATACTGTATGGATATTCGAAGAATATTGTGACTGTACCTTACAGTTAATAGCACATTATCTACTCTCCAGGAGAAAATAAAAAATGCCGGTGTATAAGCTTGTTACCCTTATACACCGGCATTTTTTATTTAAATCTTTCCGTATAACTATTAATCAAATAAACTCTTCTATCTCGCATATACAAGGAAATATTCATTCCTCTTACGAAAACGTATTCACTTCCTAATGATGTGAAAACAGCAATTATTTAAAATCCGTTAATGGTCATTCCACCGTCCACGAAAAGTGTTTGACCGGTTATGTAAGAGGCTGAGTCTGAACATAAGAAAATAGCAGGTCCTACAAGTTCTGGAAGTTCACCTACACGCTTAAGTGGAGTAACAGCCAATATTTCACTGACATATTTTTCATCTTGTAAAAGCTTCTCAGTCAGTGGTGTCTTAAAGTACCAAGGACCAATTGAGTTTACATTAATTCCATACTGTCCCCACTCTAAGGCCAACACTTTTGTCATTTGAATAATGGCAGCTTTTGTTGCCGCATAGACAACACCAGTCCTCAATGCAACGTGTCCTGCAACTGAAGAAATGGTTATAATTCTTCCTTTCGTTTCGTTTTCTTTCATCACTTTTCCGACTTCTTGTGCCATCATAAAAGATGATTTTAAGTTTGTATCCATAATGGTTTGCCACTCTTCATCTGTTACATCTAGCGCTTTCGATCGAATGTTCATACCAGCATTATTAATAAGAATATCAATGCTCTTAAACTCCCGTTTGATTTTATTTACCGCATTTTGAACATCATGTCGGCTTGTTACATCAGTCGGAATGAATAGTGCTTTTCGCCCCAGCTTTTCGATTTCAGAGGCAACTAGCTTTAAGTCCTCTTCAGTTCTTGATAAAAGCACTACGTCAGCTCCTGCCTCTGCAAGTCCAATTGCTATAGCTTTTCCGATTCCACGTCCTGCACCTGTTACAACAGCCACTTTATTTGTTAATTTAAACGAAGGTAAATACATCATTACAATGCTCCCTTAGTACCATCAACGACTAAATCTAACTTACCTGTATCAGGATGAATGATCAGTCCGTGCACAATTGTATTTTTCGGCATTAACGGATGGTTTTTTATCATATGTACAGATTCTATTACACTCTCTTCTACACTCATGAATCCTTCGAGAAATGATTCAATATTAATTCCAGCATTCTTGAGAATATCAATATTCTCTTTACTTACACCAGCTTCTATTGCTTTTTCTAATAATGGAGTAGCGTGCATCCCTGTCATCCCACAATCATGATGGCCAACAACGAATACTTCCTTTGCCTTTAGCATATATACAGCAACTAAAATACTTCTCATGATTCCACCAAATGGATGAGACACTAATGCGCCCGCATTTTTTATAACCTTTGCATCTCCATTTGAAATATTCATTGCCTTTGGAAGTAACTCAACAAGCCTCGTATCCATACAAGTTAAAATGACCATATTCTTATCCGGGAACTTATCCGTATGAAACTGCTCATATTGCTTAT
Coding sequences:
- a CDS encoding GNAT family N-acetyltransferase; its protein translation is MTINQFVGKDGSPYIIRPVHKRDASEIVQAVQSIIDAGRYIQKESVRSIVEEEAFIEDMRSKNNMYNVVVWNGKIVGIARVIKGELAMKEHTGVFRTWIIDEAQGLGMGNAIMQTTLQWGKQAGIHKIWLTVFGSNEGAYYLYKKYGFVEEGIQKKQVKINQKLDDEIFMAYFF
- a CDS encoding type III polyketide synthase — encoded protein: MPKIASVGVCIPPNHLTQDTTMEFAAELFQQSFKDLPRLLKVFENAEIRSRNLAEDITWFKQDHTFEEKNNTYIKHAVELGAKAITNCLDNQTFLQSTIPYNEIDAIFFISTTGISTPSIEAKIMNKLSFSPHTKRIPIWGLGCAGGAAGLSRAYEYCLAYPNAKVLVVSVELCSLTFQRNDRSKSNLVGTSLFSDGVAAVLLAGDKAVVQRNEKILTIPRVLDTQSTLMPDSEDVMGWDIKNEGLYVIFSKDIPSIITSWLKPNVEKFLEKNQLKLHDIQHFIAHPGGKKVIEAYEKSLGFSKEKTRISQHVLREHGNMSSATVYYVLEEFMKCEIPKNELGLIAALGPGFSSELLLVRWDE
- a CDS encoding glucose 1-dehydrogenase, encoding MYLPSFKLTNKVAVVTGAGRGIGKAIAIGLAEAGADVVLLSRTEEDLKLVASEIEKLGRKALFIPTDVTSRHDVQNAVNKIKREFKSIDILINNAGMNIRSKALDVTDEEWQTIMDTNLKSSFMMAQEVGKVMKENETKGRIITISSVAGHVALRTGVVYAATKAAIIQMTKVLALEWGQYGINVNSIGPWYFKTPLTEKLLQDEKYVSEILAVTPLKRVGELPELVGPAIFLCSDSASYITGQTLFVDGGMTINGF
- a CDS encoding carbonic anhydrase, which translates into the protein MSRLDEILTHNQNFVEDKQYEQFHTDKFPDKNMVILTCMDTRLVELLPKAMNISNGDAKVIKNAGALVSHPFGGIMRSILVAVYMLKAKEVFVVGHHDCGMTGMHATPLLEKAIEAGVSKENIDILKNAGINIESFLEGFMSVEESVIESVHMIKNHPLMPKNTIVHGLIIHPDTGKLDLVVDGTKGAL